The Luteolibacter sp. Y139 nucleotide sequence AAGCCGGTGGATTTCTCGCCGCTCAAGTGACGCGTGTCCTTTGTCCTTGCGTGCGGGGGGCGCATCGGGAGAATCCCGCCCCCTTCCGCGGGACACCATGAACGCGAGCTACCAAGACATCGGCGAGGTTTTTGCGAAGCACGACTCGTTCGTGATCCTCAGCCATGTGCGCCCGGATGGCGATGCCATCGGCTCGCAGCTCGCGCTCGGACTCGCGCTGGAAGCGGCGGGGAAGAAGGTGCGTCTGATCAATGAGGACGGCCTTCCCGACAACCTCGTGTTCCTTCCCGAGTCGCAGCGGATCGAGTTGCCGCCAGCCGAGCCGCTCGATGTGGAAGTGGCGATCGCGCTCGACACCGCGACCAAGCCCCGGCTCGGCGACAATGCGCTGCATGCGGCCTCGAAGGCGAAGCTGTGGGTGAACATCGACCACCACAAGTCGAACCCGGCTTATGGCGATGTGAATCACATCGACTCGAGTAGCCCGGCCACGGGGCAGATCCTTTACAAGCTGATCACGGCGCTGAACCTGCCGCTGCCGGATGCATCGCGGGATGCGATCTACGTGGCCGTTTCGACTGATACGGGTTCGTTCCAGTATCCGTCGACGACCGAGGACACCTACCTGATGGCGGCCGACTTGATCCGCCGCGGGCTGGATGTGGGACGCATCAATTCGCTGACCTACGACCATAGCCCGTATCGCCGCGTGGAGCTGATGCGTGCGCTGCTCAATACGCTGGAGCTCACCGGTGAAGGCCGCGTCGCGTATTGGGACCTGACGAAGGACACCGGGGAAAAGCTGGGCCTGAAGCCGGAAGACAGCGAGGGGATGATCGACATTATCCGCGGCATCGATGGCGTGATCGTGGCGGTTTTCTTTGAGGAGTTGCCGGACGGGAAGATCCGCGTCTCGATGCGTTCCAAGGACCCACGAGTGGATGCCTGCAATGTCTGCATGGAGTTCGGCGGTGGTGGTCACGCGCTTGCTGCCGGTATCCGCATGGCGGGTCCACTTGCCGCTGCGAAGGAACGTGTGCTGGAAGCTGTGAAGCGGGCATTGCCCTGATAGTCTGACTGAAGTTTTATGAATCGACCGAATCCCGGCCCGATGGTGCCCAGCGGCGTGCTGCTGGTGGACAAGGCCCCCGACATGACCTCGCATGACGTGGTTGCGATTGCCCGCCGTTCGCTGGGCACGAAGAAGATCGGCCACTGCGGCACCCTCGATCCGATGGCTACCGGCCTGCTGATGCTGGTGGTGGAGCGTGCGACCAAGATCCAGGACCTGCTGATGAGCGAGGACAAGGAGTATCAAGGAACGCTCACGCTCGGCAAGGTGACCTCCTCCCAGGATCGCCAGGGCGAGGTGACGGAGGAGAAGGAAGTGCCGGCTTTCACGGCGGCGCAGGTCGACGCGGCCTTCGGTGAGTTCACGGGTGCCTTCGAGCAGATCCCGCCGATGGTGTCCGCGATCAAGAAGGACGGCGTGCCGCTCTACAAATTGGCGCGCAAGGGGCAGGAAGTGGAGCGCGCTCCGCGGCCGGTGACGGTGTCGAAGTACGAGATCTCTCGTATCGAGCTGCCGGAAGTGGATTTCACGGTGAACTGCTCGAAGGGATTCTACGTGCGGACTTACGCGCATGACATCGGTGGCAAGCTCGGCTGCGGTGCGCACTTGAGTGCGCTGCGCCGGACCCGCTCGGGACGCTTCACGCTGGAGCGCGCGATCACCGTGGATCAGCTCAAGACGATGCCGCGTGAGGAGCTGTGGAAGACTCTGGTGAGTCTTGCGGAGATTTCGTTGATGCGGGGAGCGTAAGCTTTCTTAATGTGGGCGCGGTGTCACGAACGCGCCTACGGAGGGTGGATCGGAGTCGCCATGGCGAAGGGGAGTCGTTAGGCTCGCTTCGCCATGCCGTTGCCGCCGCTTTCCACGATCCCGCCGGAAGTTGTCTCGCTCGATGACTATGAGGCGCTCGCCCGTGAGCGCGTAGAGGAAAGTGCCTGGGCTTACTTGTCGGGTGGAGCGGGGGATGAACTGACGTTGCGGGAGAACCGTGTGGCCTTCGAGCGGCTGAAGCTTTCGCCCCGCATCCTGCGCGATCTTTCGGGGGCGAACACGCGGTTGGAGTTGTTCGGGCGGAGCTATGCTCATCCCATCTTCGTCGCGCCGACGGCCTTTCACCGGCTGTTCCATCCGGAAGGTGAGCGCGCGACCGTGCTGGGCGCATCGGTGATGGAAGCTTGCCTCACCGTCAGCACTTCGGCCGGCGTCCCGCTTGAAGAGATTTCCACCTCGGCCACGGTGCCGCCGTGGTTCCAGCTTTACGTGCAAGCGGATCGTGGCTTCACGGCGGAGTTGGTGAAGCGCGTGGAAGCCGCCGGCTATGCCGCACTGGTGGTGACGGTGGACGCTCCGCTGCATGGCCTGCGCAATCGCGAGCAGCGCGCGTGCTTCCGCCTGCCGCCGGGAATCGAGGCGGTGAATCTGCGGGGCATGAAGTCATTGCCACCGGCCGAGGGTGTGTTCGGCACGCCGTTGTTAGAAACCGCGCCGACTTGGAAGGATCTCGCGTGGCTGCGATCTCTGACGACCTTGCCAGTGATCTTGAAAGGCGTGCTCGATCCGGAAGACGCGCGGATTGCCGCGGCGGAGGGATTTGCGGGGATCGTGGTTTCGAATCACGGCGGGCGGACGTTGGATACGGTTCCGGCGGCGATCGAGGTACTGCCGCAGATTGCCGAGGCGGTGGCGGGACAAGTGCCACTGCTGATGGATGGAGGGATTCGTCGCGGCACGGACGTGCTCAAGGCGCTCGCGCTCGGCGCCGACGCGGTAATGGTCGGCCGACCGGTGCTTCATGGGCTCGCCGCCGCCGGCGCGACCGGCGTGGCGCACGTGCTCAAGATCTTGCGGACCGAACTCGAGATAGCGATGGCATTGACCGGGAGGCCGACGCTTTCCTCGGTCGATCGAACTGTAATTGCGAATCCTTGATCGCCCCCCCTCGAACATGGAGCAGCCCTATCGCCCGCCAGCCGCAGAACCCCCGCGAGACGAGAGGGGTGACTCCATGCGCAGGGAGCGCCTGGGTGGTGTGGTCCGATGGTTGGGAGGCACCGCCATCGTTGTCGGGGTGGGACTTATGATGTTCCTCAAGCGCAACGGGGTGCTATCCGAGTTGGAGCAGGAAAACCTCCCGGCCAGCTATCCGGGATTCCTGCGGAAGCTCGTGAGTGAGTTTCCCGAATATCCGATCGGGGTTGGGGTTATCCTGGCTCTGGTGGCGCTGGGCTTCGGTTATTCCGGCAGGTTCACGCAGGGACTGGTTCTGGCGTTCCTGGCGGTTGGAGTCATCGGCGGATGGGCAGGCGTGCTATTGGGGGCACTGATGCATTTCGTCCGTAGCATCGCCGCCTAACTCCGCCATTCACATCTCCGCCCACTGGCGGATCAGGTTGTGATAGACGCCGGTGAGTTGAACGGCGGATTGGCTCGCGGCCTCGTGATCGGGGAGGGCGGAGGAGAGTCGCTGGATGGCGATGTCGAGGTCGAAGAGGAGGGAGCGCTGCTCATCGGAGCGGATTATGCTTTGCAGCCAGAAAAAGGAGCAGAGCCGGGTGCCGCGTGTGACGGGGGTCACTTGATGGAGGCTGGTGGAGGGGTAGACGACCATGTGGCCGGCGGGGAGCTTCACGCTCTTCGAGCCGTAGGTGTCCTCGATGATCAGTTCGCCGCCGACGTATTCCTCGGGGCCGGCGAAAAAGAGGGTGCAGGAGAGATCGGTGCGAATGCGGTGGGATGTGCCGGGGATTTGGCGGATGGAGCCGTCGACGTGGGTGCCAAAGGTCTGGCCGCCGGAGTAGCGGTTGAACATCGGCGGGAGGAAGTGGAGGGGCAGCGCGGCGGACTGGAAGAGGGGATTCGCTGCGAGGGCGCGGAGGATGCCGCTGCCGACCTCAAGCGCCACCGGATGGGTGGCGGGGATTTGCATGTTGTCCTTGGCCTTGGCGGCCTGGTGGCCGGCGGTGGCCTTGCCGTCCTGCCAATCGGCGCTTTCCAGCAAACGGCGATATTCGGCGGTTTGTTCGGGGCTGAGGACGTCGGGGATGCAGAGGATCATGGCCATGTCTCCGCCGGGGCGGGGGAGCGCGGTCAAGGCGATTTCCCGGAATCGCCTGCCAAATCCGGAAACATTAGAATTTGATTAGAATTTCTGCGACAGCGGTGCTTTTCGCTTTGACAAGGGTTCTGTGGTAATTGAGACGCATTCGCAACAGTCAATGCGATCCGTCCTCAGGATGATTCGCAAGCGCTGATTCCGATTCCGCTTCCATGAACACCGACTCCAGCCTGCGTTCCTCCCGTCTTCCGGAGGGCTTTGTTTTCACCGGCACCCTGTTTGCCATCGGCCAACTCGCTGCCCAGACCACGGCGCCTGCACCTGCCACCGAAAAGAAGGAAGAGCAGAAGACCGAGAACATGGGCGAAATGGTGGTCCAGGGGGACTTTGAGAAGACCCTCTACAAGCCGGAGCGCCTGCAATCGCCGAAGATGACCCAGCCGCTGCGTGATGTGGCCCAGACGGTGACCGTGATCCCGAAAGAGGTGATGAAGGAGCAGGCTGCCTCCAACCTTCGCGACGTGCTGCGGAACGTCCCCGGCATCAGCATGCAGGCCGGGGAAGGCGGCGGTGGTCCGGCCGGTGACAACCTCGCGATCCGCGGTTTCGCGGCGCGATCGGACATTTTCGTCGATGGGATGCGCGACACCTCCAGCGGTGGTTATTCCCGCGACCCCTTTGTCTTCGAGCAGGTGGAAGTGACCAAGGGACCGGCCTCGGCCAATACCGGCCGCGGTTCCACCGGTGGCTCGATCAATATCGTCACCAAGGTCCCGCACCTGCAGAATTCCTACGGCGCAACGTTCAGTGGTGGCACCGACGATTACATGCGCGGCACCTTCGACGTGAACCAGGAGATCCCCGGTCTGAACGGCGCGGCCTTCCGCCTCAATGGCATGTATCACGACCAGGACATCCCCGGCCGCGATCATGTGGAAAACGAGCGCTGGGGCATCGCTCCGTCGATCGCCTTCGGACTCGGCACGGACACCCGCTTCACCCTGTCCTATATGCACATGGAGCAGGACAATGTGCCGGACTATGGGGTGCCGTGGATTCCGCGGAACTCCGTGGTGCCAACCCAGGTCACGCCGAACAATCCCCTTGGGACGGTTACCACAGTCAATAATACCGGCCTGCCCTCCGGTGCTCCCCCCGAGTCGCTCTACTCCAACTACTACGGCAATCTCAATCGCGACTATGAAGACATCACTACCGATCTGATCACCGGTGTCTTCGAGCACGACTTCAACGAGAACCTGAAACTGCGCAGCACGCTTCGCTTCGGGCGAAACGACCGCGACTCGGTAACCACCGCCCCGCGGTTCGTTGACGGCGATACGTCCGCGCCCATTGCCAACTTCAACAGTCTGGCTCTGACCCAGCAGTTCCAGTCCCGCGACCAGGTCGATACCGCGGTCTTCGGTCAGACCGACATCCGATACGATTTCAACACCGGCACCATCGAGCACAACCTCGTGGGTGGATTCGAGGTCGGACACGAGGTGTCGAAGCTGCTCGGTCGCGCGGTGGAAAATCCGAATGGCACGCTTGCAGCCGCTCCAGTGACTAACCTGCTGTTCCCGAACAACTATCTGCCTTACGCCGGCTCGATCGTTTATAACGGTGCCTTCACCCAGACGGTATCCGACACGGCGGCGCTCTACCTGTTCGACACCATCAAATTCAACGACTGCTGGGAACTCAGCGGCGGCCTGCGCTGGGACAGCTATGAGGTGGACTATGATACCCGGACCGCGGACACCACGAATAACGCCCTAGTCACCACCAATGGTGTGCTCTCGGACTTGGGTCGCAACGACTCCAATTTCAGCTATCGCGCCGCGCTTACCTACAAGCCGGTCCGCGAAGGAAGCATCTATCTGGGCTACGGCACTTCCTTCAATCCTTCGAC carries:
- a CDS encoding DHH family phosphoesterase — translated: MNASYQDIGEVFAKHDSFVILSHVRPDGDAIGSQLALGLALEAAGKKVRLINEDGLPDNLVFLPESQRIELPPAEPLDVEVAIALDTATKPRLGDNALHAASKAKLWVNIDHHKSNPAYGDVNHIDSSSPATGQILYKLITALNLPLPDASRDAIYVAVSTDTGSFQYPSTTEDTYLMAADLIRRGLDVGRINSLTYDHSPYRRVELMRALLNTLELTGEGRVAYWDLTKDTGEKLGLKPEDSEGMIDIIRGIDGVIVAVFFEELPDGKIRVSMRSKDPRVDACNVCMEFGGGGHALAAGIRMAGPLAAAKERVLEAVKRALP
- the truB gene encoding tRNA pseudouridine(55) synthase TruB; translated protein: MNRPNPGPMVPSGVLLVDKAPDMTSHDVVAIARRSLGTKKIGHCGTLDPMATGLLMLVVERATKIQDLLMSEDKEYQGTLTLGKVTSSQDRQGEVTEEKEVPAFTAAQVDAAFGEFTGAFEQIPPMVSAIKKDGVPLYKLARKGQEVERAPRPVTVSKYEISRIELPEVDFTVNCSKGFYVRTYAHDIGGKLGCGAHLSALRRTRSGRFTLERAITVDQLKTMPREELWKTLVSLAEISLMRGA
- a CDS encoding alpha-hydroxy acid oxidase, which codes for MPLPPLSTIPPEVVSLDDYEALARERVEESAWAYLSGGAGDELTLRENRVAFERLKLSPRILRDLSGANTRLELFGRSYAHPIFVAPTAFHRLFHPEGERATVLGASVMEACLTVSTSAGVPLEEISTSATVPPWFQLYVQADRGFTAELVKRVEAAGYAALVVTVDAPLHGLRNREQRACFRLPPGIEAVNLRGMKSLPPAEGVFGTPLLETAPTWKDLAWLRSLTTLPVILKGVLDPEDARIAAAEGFAGIVVSNHGGRTLDTVPAAIEVLPQIAEAVAGQVPLLMDGGIRRGTDVLKALALGADAVMVGRPVLHGLAAAGATGVAHVLKILRTELEIAMALTGRPTLSSVDRTVIANP
- a CDS encoding Fe2+-dependent dioxygenase produces the protein MILCIPDVLSPEQTAEYRRLLESADWQDGKATAGHQAAKAKDNMQIPATHPVALEVGSGILRALAANPLFQSAALPLHFLPPMFNRYSGGQTFGTHVDGSIRQIPGTSHRIRTDLSCTLFFAGPEEYVGGELIIEDTYGSKSVKLPAGHMVVYPSTSLHQVTPVTRGTRLCSFFWLQSIIRSDEQRSLLFDLDIAIQRLSSALPDHEAASQSAVQLTGVYHNLIRQWAEM
- a CDS encoding TonB-dependent receptor, whose product is MNTDSSLRSSRLPEGFVFTGTLFAIGQLAAQTTAPAPATEKKEEQKTENMGEMVVQGDFEKTLYKPERLQSPKMTQPLRDVAQTVTVIPKEVMKEQAASNLRDVLRNVPGISMQAGEGGGGPAGDNLAIRGFAARSDIFVDGMRDTSSGGYSRDPFVFEQVEVTKGPASANTGRGSTGGSINIVTKVPHLQNSYGATFSGGTDDYMRGTFDVNQEIPGLNGAAFRLNGMYHDQDIPGRDHVENERWGIAPSIAFGLGTDTRFTLSYMHMEQDNVPDYGVPWIPRNSVVPTQVTPNNPLGTVTTVNNTGLPSGAPPESLYSNYYGNLNRDYEDITTDLITGVFEHDFNENLKLRSTLRFGRNDRDSVTTAPRFVDGDTSAPIANFNSLALTQQFQSRDQVDTAVFGQTDIRYDFNTGTIEHNLVGGFEVGHEVSKLLGRAVENPNGTLAAAPVTNLLFPNNYLPYAGSIVYNGAFTQTVSDTAALYLFDTIKFNDCWELSGGLRWDSYEVDYDTRTADTTNNALVTTNGVLSDLGRNDSNFSYRAALTYKPVREGSIYLGYGTSFNPSTEGLSYIASPGGTNNTLNLFNAPPEENETIELGAKWEFFDQKLLLSSAIFRTEKTNARTTDPTDPTIVTLTGEQVVQGFEVGFAGSITDKWRVIGGYTFLDSEVKSSAVAAEVGSEVSNTPENSFSLWTVYDLPKNISVGVGAQYVGSRYNNNNVDTRQQADGFTIFNAMASYAMNENVTFQLNVDNLFDEEYIDRVGGGHFVPGQGRSAVLSATLNF